The Actinomycetota bacterium genome has a window encoding:
- a CDS encoding 4Fe-4S dicluster domain-containing protein, which produces MAWDAGILKGLSIAFKNLVRGPITVQYPDERVELPSRARWAVIPLMDEAGAPKCTACQACVRACPDGVLGLRSTTRPDKTKHIDGFFYEVGACMLCGLCVEACPFSALAMGDDYELATTDTAALTCTLLADVDAASGKRAEPAAPPPDAATGEVADGEPEGACAGAPSAPSTSDEGRGAAALEEASDG; this is translated from the coding sequence ATGGCCTGGGACGCCGGCATCCTCAAGGGCCTGTCGATCGCGTTCAAGAACCTCGTGCGCGGCCCGATCACGGTGCAGTACCCCGACGAGCGCGTCGAACTGCCGTCGCGCGCGCGGTGGGCGGTCATCCCGCTGATGGACGAGGCCGGCGCGCCGAAGTGCACCGCGTGCCAGGCGTGCGTGCGCGCGTGCCCGGACGGCGTGCTCGGCCTGCGCTCCACCACGCGCCCTGACAAGACCAAGCACATCGACGGCTTCTTCTACGAGGTCGGCGCGTGCATGCTGTGCGGGCTGTGCGTCGAAGCGTGCCCGTTCTCGGCGCTCGCGATGGGTGACGACTACGAACTCGCGACCACCGACACCGCCGCGCTCACGTGCACCCTGCTGGCCGACGTGGACGCTGCGAGCGGGAAGCGCGCGGAACCCGCCGCGCCTCCGCCTGATGCTGCGACAGGGGAAGTGGCCGACGGCGAGCCCGAAGGAGCCTGCGCAGGCGCGCCCTCTGCGCCGAGCACCAGCGACGAAGGGCGTGGCGCGGCCGCCTTGGAGGAGGCGAGCGATGGCTGA
- a CDS encoding NADH-quinone oxidoreductase subunit J: MLRQGKWPTASPKEPAQARPLRRAPATKGVARPPWRRRAMAETVNGIAFWLLAAAALLCAIQTISTRSVVHAAFWLLGVMLAVAGLFLLLAAEFLALVQIMVYAGAVTILLLFTIMFTLRSREDALRPLDASMGAGALSALLLGIVLVGVRGFAAPAAVMPAAAPGTADLGRVMLTTWALPFEVASVVLLAALVAAVWWTRGGED; the protein is encoded by the coding sequence ATGCTGCGACAGGGGAAGTGGCCGACGGCGAGCCCGAAGGAGCCTGCGCAGGCGCGCCCTCTGCGCCGAGCACCAGCGACGAAGGGCGTGGCGCGGCCGCCTTGGAGGAGGCGAGCGATGGCTGAGACCGTCAACGGCATCGCCTTCTGGCTGCTCGCCGCAGCCGCGCTGCTCTGCGCCATCCAGACGATCTCCACGCGCAGCGTCGTGCACGCGGCGTTCTGGCTGCTCGGCGTGATGCTCGCGGTCGCCGGGCTGTTCCTGCTGCTGGCCGCCGAGTTCCTCGCGCTCGTGCAGATCATGGTGTACGCGGGCGCGGTCACGATCCTGCTGCTGTTCACGATCATGTTCACGCTGCGCAGCCGCGAGGACGCGCTACGGCCGCTCGATGCCTCGATGGGGGCGGGCGCGCTGTCCGCACTCCTGCTCGGCATCGTACTCGTGGGCGTCCGCGGGTTCGCGGCGCCGGCGGCCGTGATGCCGGCGGCTGCTCCGGGCACGGCCGACCTCGGGCGCGTGATGCTCACGACCTGGGCGCTGCCGTTCGAGGTCGCCTCGGTGGTCCTGCTCGCGGCGCTCGTGGCGGCGGTCTGGTGGACCAGGGGAGGCGAGGACTGA
- a CDS encoding NADH-quinone oxidoreductase subunit H, which yields MRGVAARRARDPRRVGRLRPAVPRARAPAGAVQPLGGRRGPARLPHRRRGRDGGRARHRSRGDRPVIGRVLIGALVALALLLTNGVVLIYMLRKVLGHFHLRLGPMRTGWHGVLQTPMDVLKLLTKEDFDPAATDVWLFRLAPLVVFVPSFAAYLPLAFSEKLAFAPLETGALWVLAALSVVPVGVLMAGWASNSKWSLLGGMRASAQQIAYEVPLLLALIGPVMLAGTLDLAEFVRAQAGLWTPVPGILPAFLPRWYLFPQFGAFLLFFIAALAELNQTPFDMSVAESELIEGFANEYSGMKFAFLFLAEFSNSFVVSALAVTVFFGGWMLPWVSADLPAWADVGVFLAKTYAMIFVLMWIRGTLPRMRIDQLLAFGWKRLIPAGLVWIMLTGAAVWLTSGVL from the coding sequence GTGCGTGGAGTCGCCGCGCGGCGAGCTCGGGATCCACGTCGTGTCGGACGGCTCCGACCTGCCGTACCGCGTGCGCGTGCGCCCGCCGGCGCTGTACAACCTCTCGGTGGTCGACGAGGTCCTGCCCGGCTGCCTCATCGCCGACGCGGTCGTGACGGTGGGCGGGCTCGACATCGTTCTCGGGGAGATCGACCGGTGATCGGCCGCGTGCTCATCGGCGCGCTCGTCGCGCTCGCGCTGCTGCTGACGAACGGCGTCGTGCTGATCTACATGCTGCGCAAGGTGCTCGGCCACTTCCACCTGCGCCTGGGGCCCATGCGGACCGGCTGGCACGGCGTGCTGCAGACGCCGATGGACGTGCTCAAGCTGCTCACCAAGGAGGACTTCGACCCGGCCGCCACGGACGTGTGGCTCTTCCGGCTGGCGCCGCTGGTCGTGTTCGTACCGTCGTTCGCGGCGTACCTGCCGCTCGCGTTCTCGGAGAAGCTCGCGTTCGCCCCGCTCGAGACCGGCGCCCTGTGGGTGCTCGCGGCGCTGTCGGTGGTGCCGGTGGGCGTCCTCATGGCGGGGTGGGCGTCGAACAGCAAGTGGTCGCTGCTCGGCGGCATGCGCGCGTCGGCCCAGCAGATCGCCTACGAGGTGCCGCTGCTGCTCGCGCTCATCGGACCCGTCATGCTCGCCGGCACGCTCGACCTCGCCGAGTTCGTGCGCGCGCAGGCGGGCCTGTGGACCCCGGTGCCCGGCATCCTGCCGGCGTTCCTGCCGCGGTGGTACCTCTTCCCGCAGTTCGGGGCGTTCCTGCTGTTCTTCATCGCGGCGCTCGCCGAGCTGAACCAGACGCCGTTCGACATGTCCGTGGCCGAGTCCGAGCTGATCGAGGGGTTCGCGAACGAGTACTCGGGCATGAAGTTCGCCTTCCTGTTCCTCGCCGAGTTCAGCAACTCGTTCGTGGTCTCGGCGCTCGCGGTCACGGTGTTCTTCGGCGGTTGGATGCTGCCGTGGGTCTCGGCCGACCTGCCCGCTTGGGCGGACGTCGGCGTGTTCCTCGCCAAGACGTACGCGATGATCTTCGTGCTGATGTGGATCCGCGGGACGCTGCCGCGCATGCGCATCGACCAGCTGCTCGCGTTCGGCTGGAAGCGGCTCATCCCCGCCGGGCTCGTGTGGATCATGCTCACGGGCGCGGCCGTGTGGCTCACGAGCGGGGTGCTGTAG
- the nuoK gene encoding NADH-quinone oxidoreductase subunit NuoK: MTVGLHHFLALSAVLFFIGLYGALSKRSAVLVLMSLELMANAVNVDLVAFSRFVTPATMAGQMFAVFSMVVSAAEIGLGLALVLALYRATRSVEVAAMNRLKG, translated from the coding sequence GTGACGGTGGGGCTGCATCACTTCCTCGCGCTGTCCGCGGTGCTCTTCTTCATCGGGCTGTACGGCGCGCTGTCCAAGCGCAGCGCGGTGCTCGTGCTCATGTCGCTCGAGCTGATGGCCAACGCCGTCAACGTGGACCTCGTCGCCTTCTCGCGGTTCGTGACGCCCGCGACCATGGCCGGCCAGATGTTCGCGGTCTTCTCGATGGTCGTGTCGGCCGCCGAGATCGGGCTCGGGCTCGCGCTGGTGCTCGCGCTCTACCGCGCGACGCGCTCGGTCGAGGTGGCCGCGATGAACCGGCTGAAGGGCTGA